The following proteins come from a genomic window of Haloactinomyces albus:
- a CDS encoding DNA-binding protein: MADRHRLDSVPRSPGKVTVYGAWERFVRGEDDVRGVRPEVALSWQRCRDRYRVDPYLAEAPVAIADVDHTLEHDVVFAELGFRAASVVREVTDLGGVVTVTDATGRVLAEWGNKATRNYAAKANLAPWFSWAEGSTGTNGMGTALESQSPVVIRGAEHWCQALHDWNCAGVAVRDVVTRDPVAALNISCWRSELPTAAGAWLSNAASMTQRTLRKRAQDGCAELIAAYNHARSRAGVSLAALDPAGQVVIADDWASVLLGVPGSTPAPDPAVRWDPRLPELVRTAKYAAKQASRNQDWVGSTQIFTHLADEPTPISLRPVFLAGHLVGNLVEFGVSEGDQLPRADGGSTGCDQVQDSRIVAMRENRMVLLRHQEVSFAESEGNDVWLTTDQGRLRAASPALDKLECELGGTGLRVHRQYVVNLGRIREVERGFKGELALVMDDEARTMVPVSRRNAPAVRRALGI; encoded by the coding sequence ATGGCAGATAGGCACCGGCTCGATTCGGTTCCTCGCAGTCCGGGGAAGGTGACGGTGTACGGGGCGTGGGAGCGCTTCGTGCGGGGTGAGGACGACGTCCGGGGTGTGCGGCCCGAGGTGGCGCTGTCTTGGCAGCGGTGCCGTGATCGGTACCGCGTCGACCCGTACCTGGCCGAGGCCCCGGTGGCCATTGCGGATGTGGACCACACGCTCGAGCATGACGTGGTCTTCGCCGAGCTCGGTTTCCGCGCGGCCTCGGTGGTCCGGGAGGTGACCGATCTCGGTGGCGTCGTGACCGTCACCGACGCCACCGGGCGGGTGCTGGCCGAGTGGGGCAACAAGGCCACGCGCAACTACGCGGCCAAGGCCAATCTGGCGCCGTGGTTCTCCTGGGCTGAGGGTTCCACCGGGACCAACGGCATGGGCACTGCGCTGGAGTCGCAATCGCCGGTGGTGATCCGGGGTGCGGAGCACTGGTGCCAGGCGCTCCACGACTGGAACTGCGCGGGTGTGGCGGTGCGCGACGTGGTGACCAGGGACCCGGTCGCGGCGCTGAACATCTCCTGCTGGCGCAGCGAGCTCCCCACCGCGGCGGGAGCCTGGTTGTCCAACGCCGCCAGCATGACCCAGCGCACGCTGCGCAAGCGCGCCCAGGACGGCTGCGCCGAGCTCATCGCCGCCTACAACCACGCGCGCTCGCGCGCGGGGGTGTCGCTGGCGGCGCTGGATCCGGCGGGCCAGGTGGTGATCGCCGACGACTGGGCGAGTGTCCTGCTGGGCGTGCCGGGGTCGACTCCCGCGCCCGATCCGGCAGTGCGCTGGGACCCAAGGCTGCCGGAACTGGTCCGGACGGCCAAGTACGCGGCCAAGCAGGCTTCGCGCAACCAGGACTGGGTCGGTTCCACGCAGATCTTCACGCACCTGGCTGACGAGCCGACGCCGATCAGCCTCCGCCCGGTGTTCCTGGCCGGTCACCTGGTCGGCAACCTCGTCGAGTTCGGGGTTTCCGAAGGGGACCAGCTGCCGCGCGCCGACGGCGGCAGCACCGGCTGCGACCAGGTGCAGGATTCCCGGATCGTAGCGATGCGGGAGAACCGGATGGTGCTGCTGCGTCACCAGGAGGTCTCCTTCGCCGAGTCCGAGGGCAACGACGTGTGGCTGACCACCGACCAAGGTCGGCTGCGGGCCGCTTCACCGGCTCTGGACAAGCTCGAGTGCGAGCTGGGCGGGACCGGCCTGCGGGTGCACCGGCAGTACGTGGTCAACCTCGGCCGTATCCGCGAAGTCGAACGCGGCTTCAAGGGCGAACTGGCCCTGGTGATGGACGACGAGGCGCGGACGATGGTGCCGGTCTCCCGGCGAAACGCTCCTGCGGTGCGCCGGGCACTGGGCATCTGA
- a CDS encoding ATP-dependent 6-phosphofructokinase, whose protein sequence is MTMHLDDLRVRHLGECHYDSPFSEMLAAKRTSPHYVAEGDRVLLEDTVSMLTEHDLPPAELPSFEAAGPRRKIYFDPARVTAGVVTCGGLCPGLNDVIRGIVQELTVHYGVKRILGFRNGLRGLTAENCHDAEDLTPDRVREIHNSGGTILGSSRGGQDPDEMVDSLVLRGVNALFVIGGDGGMRAATNLAAAIRRRGLEIAVIGVPKTIDNDLPYTDQSFGFQSAFAQAANFIASVATEAAASPDGIGIVKLMGRHSGFIACYASLARNAADVVLIPEVPFALEGPDGLLARVERHVREKGFVVIVVAEGAGQDLLEERGLLADATDPSGNAKLGDIGALLRETITAHLTEADLSPTVRYIDPSYAVRSVTANAYDSVYCLRLAHAAVHAAMAGRTETAVVRWRRRFVHVPMPLIISHRNEVDPDGDLWMSVLEATGYLAPTRGSHGRSDVKTVPHDYRGICQLSHDRDGGVGEPRDVELPGAGPVRSFR, encoded by the coding sequence GTGACAATGCACCTGGACGACCTGCGCGTTCGCCACCTCGGTGAGTGCCACTACGACTCACCCTTCTCCGAGATGCTCGCGGCCAAGCGGACTTCGCCGCACTACGTCGCGGAGGGCGACCGGGTATTGCTCGAGGACACCGTTTCGATGCTCACCGAGCACGACCTCCCGCCGGCCGAGCTGCCGAGCTTCGAGGCGGCGGGGCCGCGCCGGAAGATCTACTTCGACCCCGCCCGCGTCACGGCGGGTGTGGTGACCTGTGGCGGGCTGTGCCCGGGCCTCAACGACGTCATCCGCGGCATCGTCCAGGAACTCACCGTGCACTACGGGGTGAAGCGGATCCTGGGCTTTCGCAACGGGCTTCGCGGGCTGACCGCCGAGAACTGCCACGACGCCGAGGACTTGACGCCCGATCGCGTCCGCGAGATACACAACTCCGGCGGAACCATCCTAGGCAGCTCGCGCGGCGGCCAGGACCCCGACGAGATGGTCGACAGCCTGGTCCTGCGCGGGGTCAACGCGCTGTTCGTCATCGGCGGCGACGGGGGGATGCGCGCCGCGACGAACCTGGCCGCGGCGATCCGCCGGCGCGGTCTGGAAATCGCCGTCATCGGGGTTCCCAAGACGATCGACAACGACCTGCCTTACACCGACCAGTCCTTCGGGTTCCAGAGCGCGTTCGCGCAGGCGGCCAACTTCATCGCCTCGGTGGCCACCGAGGCCGCGGCCAGTCCGGACGGCATCGGCATCGTGAAGCTGATGGGCAGGCACTCCGGGTTCATCGCCTGCTACGCCTCGCTGGCCCGGAACGCTGCAGACGTCGTGCTCATCCCGGAGGTTCCGTTCGCGCTCGAAGGGCCGGACGGCCTGCTGGCTCGCGTCGAGCGGCACGTGCGCGAGAAGGGCTTTGTGGTCATCGTGGTGGCCGAGGGAGCGGGTCAGGACCTGCTGGAGGAGCGCGGTCTGCTCGCCGACGCCACCGACCCCTCCGGCAACGCCAAGCTCGGCGACATCGGTGCACTGCTGCGGGAGACCATCACCGCACACTTGACCGAGGCCGACCTGTCGCCCACGGTGCGCTACATCGACCCGAGCTACGCCGTGCGCAGCGTGACCGCCAACGCCTACGATAGCGTCTACTGCCTGCGCCTGGCCCACGCCGCAGTGCACGCGGCCATGGCCGGGCGCACCGAGACCGCGGTCGTGCGCTGGCGGCGCCGTTTCGTGCATGTGCCGATGCCGCTGATTATCAGCCACCGCAACGAGGTCGACCCCGACGGAGATCTGTGGATGTCCGTGCTCGAAGCGACCGGTTACCTGGCGCCGACGCGCGGGTCGCACGGCAGGTCGGATGTGAAGACGGTTCCGCACGACTACCGGGGCATCTGCCAGTTGTCCCACGATCGGGACGGCGGGGTGGGTGAGCCGCGCGACGTCGAGCTCCCCGGCGCCGGCCCGGTTAGGAGCTTCCGATGA
- the katG gene encoding catalase/peroxidase HPI, with product MPENPDAVAISRTYDQSVSQPAKRMRSHPAAGGNNCDWWPHRLDLGILAKHPPARDPMGTDFDYAAEFAKLDLDALARDIDEVLTTSQEWWPADFGHYGPLVLRMAWHCAGTYRAGDGRGGASSGMQRFAPTNSWPDNRNLDKARRLLWPIKQKYGRSISWADLMVFAGNRALETMGFKTFGFGGGRADVWEPETDVYWGPERSWLGDERHSGVRDLEEPLAADEMGLIYVDPQGPATLPDPVTSARDIRTTFARMGMNDEETVALIVGGHTFGKTHGAADIMKSLGDEPESAPMEDMGLGWRNCHGTGKSSDTISSGLEGIWTPTPTQWDNSFLETLFAYKWDVELSPAGLWQWVPRDGAGEGTVPDPHDPNVRRTPTMLTTDLALQEDPVYEPIARRFLEHPEQLADAFARAWFKLTHIDMGPIQRYLGPQVPEEWLIWQDPVPPVDHELVTAAGIAELKRRVLASGLAVRELVFVAWASASTYRNSDKRGGANGARIQLAPQRGWDANDPDTLEKVLATLEQIRRWFNAESPEPISLGDLIVLASCAAIEHAAALAGHHLHVPFTPGRTDATQQWTDVESFAALEPRADGFRNYYSPGNRLPAEYQLVDKANLLTLTAPEMTALVGGLRALDTNHHHSQLGVLTDRPGQLTNDFFTNLLDMEIEWVPNTPKHGLPGTFQGRDRHTAAPRWAASRVDLIFGSHSELRAIAELYAAEQDKFVQDFVAAWDKVMNLGRFDLT from the coding sequence ATGCCGGAAAATCCCGATGCCGTGGCGATCAGCCGTACCTACGACCAGAGCGTTAGCCAGCCGGCCAAGCGCATGCGCAGCCACCCCGCCGCTGGTGGGAACAACTGCGATTGGTGGCCGCACCGGCTCGACCTCGGAATCTTGGCCAAGCACCCCCCAGCGCGGGATCCCATGGGAACGGATTTCGACTACGCCGCCGAGTTCGCCAAGCTGGACCTCGACGCGCTGGCCCGCGACATCGACGAGGTGCTGACCACCTCGCAGGAGTGGTGGCCGGCCGATTTCGGGCATTACGGGCCACTGGTGCTGCGCATGGCCTGGCACTGCGCCGGCACCTACCGCGCTGGCGACGGACGCGGCGGGGCGTCCTCGGGCATGCAGCGCTTCGCCCCGACCAACAGCTGGCCGGACAACCGCAACCTGGACAAGGCCCGCCGACTGCTGTGGCCGATCAAGCAGAAGTACGGCCGCAGCATCTCCTGGGCCGACCTGATGGTCTTCGCCGGCAACCGGGCGCTGGAGACCATGGGGTTCAAGACCTTCGGCTTCGGCGGAGGCCGGGCCGACGTGTGGGAGCCGGAAACCGACGTCTACTGGGGTCCGGAACGCTCCTGGTTGGGCGACGAGCGGCACAGCGGGGTGCGCGACCTGGAGGAGCCCTTGGCCGCCGACGAGATGGGCCTGATCTACGTCGACCCGCAGGGCCCCGCCACCCTGCCCGACCCCGTCACCTCGGCGCGCGACATCCGCACCACGTTCGCGCGAATGGGGATGAACGACGAGGAGACCGTGGCGCTGATCGTCGGCGGGCACACGTTCGGCAAGACCCACGGTGCCGCCGACATCATGAAGAGCCTCGGCGACGAGCCGGAATCCGCCCCGATGGAGGACATGGGGCTGGGCTGGCGCAACTGCCACGGCACCGGAAAGTCCTCGGACACGATCTCCAGCGGCCTGGAGGGCATCTGGACGCCCACCCCCACCCAGTGGGACAACAGCTTCCTGGAGACCCTGTTCGCGTACAAGTGGGACGTGGAGCTCAGCCCAGCCGGGCTGTGGCAGTGGGTTCCCCGGGACGGCGCAGGTGAGGGCACCGTTCCCGACCCGCACGACCCGAACGTCCGCCGCACCCCGACGATGCTGACCACCGACCTCGCGCTGCAGGAGGATCCGGTCTACGAGCCCATCGCGCGGCGCTTCTTGGAGCACCCGGAGCAGCTCGCGGACGCCTTCGCGCGCGCCTGGTTCAAGCTCACCCACATCGACATGGGTCCGATCCAGCGCTACCTCGGCCCGCAGGTGCCCGAGGAATGGCTGATCTGGCAGGACCCGGTTCCGCCGGTCGACCACGAGTTGGTCACGGCGGCGGGCATCGCCGAGCTCAAGCGGCGCGTGCTGGCCTCCGGACTCGCGGTGCGCGAGCTGGTGTTCGTGGCCTGGGCCTCGGCGTCGACCTACCGGAACAGCGACAAGCGCGGCGGCGCCAACGGAGCCCGCATCCAGCTGGCACCCCAGCGCGGCTGGGACGCCAACGACCCGGACACCCTGGAGAAGGTGCTCGCCACCCTGGAGCAGATCCGCCGTTGGTTCAACGCCGAGAGCCCGGAGCCGATCTCGCTGGGCGATCTGATCGTGCTGGCCAGCTGCGCCGCGATCGAGCACGCCGCGGCCCTGGCCGGCCACCACCTGCACGTCCCCTTCACTCCCGGGCGCACCGACGCCACCCAGCAATGGACCGACGTCGAATCCTTCGCCGCTCTCGAACCCCGCGCCGACGGCTTCCGCAACTACTACTCGCCTGGAAACCGGCTGCCCGCCGAGTACCAACTCGTCGACAAGGCCAACCTGCTCACCCTCACCGCCCCGGAGATGACCGCCCTCGTCGGCGGACTGCGCGCCCTGGACACCAACCACCACCACTCCCAGCTCGGCGTGCTCACCGACCGACCCGGCCAACTCACCAACGACTTCTTCACCAACCTGCTCGACATGGAAATCGAATGGGTTCCGAACACGCCGAAACACGGACTGCCCGGAACTTTCCAAGGACGTGATCGGCACACCGCCGCGCCGCGGTGGGCCGCCAGCCGGGTTGATCTGATCTTCGGTTCACACTCCGAGCTGCGTGCGATCGCCGAGCTCTACGCCGCCGAGCAGGACAAATTCGTCCAGGACTTCGTGGCGGCCTGGGATAAGGTGATGAACCTGGGCCGATTCGACTTGACCTGA
- a CDS encoding PQQ-dependent dehydrogenase, methanol/ethanol family: MTVEYVDAGEAIDHGALSAVSGTAPAVTDNIDYERIKNARSESHNWITYYGDYDGQRYSLLDQINTENVKRLGPAWIFQAGTSGQIAGASTYAFEATPMVVDGVMYVTGWDGWFWALDAKTGEQLWRYKHAVPFDVSLCCGNVNRGCAVANGKVYFVTPNAHLLALDATNGKKVWEKTIGDVRAGESASLAPLVVKDTLITGSAGGEFGVRGHIDCWDLETGEQRWRCYTIPRPGEPGSETWPSDGEAWTRGGANHWVTGTYDPETNLYYAGTGNPAPDFDGAVREGDNLYSDSVVAVDVDTGEIQWHYQFTPHDLWDYDSTMEMTLFERDGKKLLGHFDKNGYFFVLDRTNGELQHVTPYVDRIDWGTITRDGKVTPRKYPDKEGEPVHFYPGPAGAKEWTHAAFSPRTEMFYVPVADVGATATRRRREFKEGMPYWGAAVQVDIDNMAGSVSAFDTYGVERWRWRNSHPMAASVLATAGDLVFAGTPTGEFLALDARTGEELWKFQCGSGHHGSAMTYMVDGKQYVAVPVGWGGWLEGIIPGMLGAGHGSALIVFALPD, encoded by the coding sequence ATGACAGTCGAATACGTTGACGCCGGCGAGGCGATCGACCACGGCGCGCTGAGTGCCGTCTCCGGCACCGCCCCCGCGGTGACCGACAACATCGACTACGAGCGCATCAAGAACGCGCGTTCGGAATCGCACAACTGGATCACCTACTACGGTGATTACGACGGCCAGCGCTACAGCCTGCTGGACCAGATCAACACCGAGAACGTCAAGCGTCTCGGTCCGGCCTGGATCTTCCAGGCGGGTACCTCCGGTCAGATTGCGGGCGCGTCGACCTACGCCTTCGAGGCTACCCCGATGGTCGTCGACGGCGTCATGTACGTCACCGGCTGGGACGGCTGGTTCTGGGCGCTGGACGCCAAGACCGGTGAGCAGTTGTGGCGCTACAAGCACGCGGTTCCTTTCGACGTGTCGCTGTGCTGCGGTAACGTCAACCGCGGCTGCGCGGTGGCCAACGGCAAGGTCTACTTTGTGACCCCGAACGCCCACCTGCTGGCGCTGGACGCCACCAACGGCAAGAAGGTCTGGGAGAAGACCATCGGCGACGTGCGCGCCGGTGAGAGCGCCTCGCTGGCCCCGCTGGTCGTCAAGGACACGCTGATCACCGGTAGCGCCGGCGGCGAGTTCGGCGTACGCGGCCACATTGATTGCTGGGATCTGGAGACCGGTGAGCAGCGCTGGCGCTGCTACACCATCCCGAGGCCGGGCGAGCCGGGCTCCGAGACCTGGCCGTCCGACGGCGAGGCCTGGACCCGCGGCGGTGCGAATCACTGGGTCACCGGTACCTATGACCCGGAGACCAACCTGTACTACGCGGGCACCGGGAACCCGGCGCCCGACTTCGACGGTGCGGTCCGCGAGGGCGACAACCTCTACTCCGACAGCGTCGTCGCAGTCGACGTCGACACCGGTGAGATCCAGTGGCACTACCAATTCACCCCGCACGACCTCTGGGACTACGACTCCACCATGGAGATGACCCTGTTCGAGCGGGACGGGAAGAAGCTGCTCGGCCACTTCGACAAGAACGGCTACTTCTTCGTGCTGGACCGCACCAACGGTGAGCTGCAGCACGTCACACCGTACGTCGACCGGATCGACTGGGGCACCATCACCCGCGACGGCAAGGTGACCCCGCGGAAGTACCCGGACAAGGAGGGCGAGCCCGTCCACTTCTACCCGGGTCCGGCCGGTGCCAAGGAATGGACCCACGCCGCGTTCAGCCCGCGCACCGAGATGTTCTACGTGCCGGTCGCCGACGTGGGCGCCACCGCCACCCGCCGTCGTCGCGAGTTCAAGGAGGGCATGCCCTACTGGGGCGCCGCCGTCCAGGTGGACATCGACAACATGGCGGGTTCGGTCAGCGCCTTCGACACCTACGGCGTCGAGAGGTGGCGTTGGCGCAACTCCCACCCGATGGCCGCCTCGGTGCTGGCTACCGCGGGTGACCTGGTCTTCGCAGGCACCCCGACGGGCGAGTTCCTCGCGCTGGACGCTCGCACCGGCGAGGAACTGTGGAAGTTCCAGTGCGGCAGCGGGCACCACGGCAGCGCGATGACCTACATGGTCGACGGCAAGCAGTACGTGGCCGTGCCGGTCGGCTGGGGTGGCTGGCTCGAGGGGATCATCCCCGGCATGCTCGGCGCGGGCCACGGCAGCGCGCTGATCGTGTTCGCCCTGCCGGACTGA
- a CDS encoding IS701 family transposase codes for MFGRVEMRSAARAFVSGLLAPIERKTCWQLAEHAGHARPERMQRLLHTACWDADAVHDEVYAFIGQRFADPAGVSVVDETGFLTKGACSAGVQRQYSGTAGRIENCQVGLFATYAGESGHAVVDRELYLPEQTWCADVSRCQRAGIPFAWVAADEVYGQSSYFRSWPESHGIGYVLAVACDHRLTVSRDGTKRALADIAAELPTSAWHPHSAGAGAKGPRDYDCAWISLPGQHRQSVLIRRNRTSGEHAYYRCYAPQPVPLAELVRIAGMRWHIEDSFQNAKSLLALATTSSNPSPPRLLPATTSRVIAGVLGRSSGRWGFASPRASSSEVVGRG; via the coding sequence GTGTTTGGCCGGGTAGAGATGCGGAGCGCGGCCCGAGCGTTCGTGTCCGGTCTGCTGGCGCCGATCGAGCGCAAGACCTGTTGGCAGCTGGCTGAGCATGCCGGGCATGCTCGTCCCGAGCGGATGCAGCGGCTGCTGCACACCGCTTGCTGGGATGCCGATGCCGTCCATGACGAGGTGTATGCCTTCATCGGGCAACGCTTCGCCGACCCCGCGGGGGTGTCGGTGGTCGATGAAACTGGGTTTCTCACGAAGGGGGCCTGTTCAGCGGGAGTGCAGCGGCAATATTCTGGCACCGCTGGGCGGATTGAAAACTGCCAGGTGGGGTTGTTCGCCACCTACGCCGGCGAGTCCGGGCACGCGGTCGTGGATCGCGAGCTGTATCTGCCTGAGCAGACCTGGTGCGCCGATGTCTCGCGATGCCAGCGGGCCGGGATTCCCTTCGCCTGGGTGGCCGCCGACGAAGTCTACGGGCAAAGCAGCTACTTCCGCAGTTGGCCGGAAAGCCACGGGATCGGCTATGTCCTGGCGGTGGCCTGCGATCACCGCCTGACCGTGAGTCGTGATGGCACGAAGCGCGCTCTGGCCGATATTGCCGCCGAGTTGCCCACCTCCGCGTGGCATCCCCACAGTGCCGGGGCGGGCGCGAAAGGCCCCCGTGACTACGACTGTGCCTGGATCTCTCTGCCCGGCCAACACCGGCAGTCAGTACTCATCCGTCGCAACCGCACCAGCGGTGAGCATGCCTATTACCGCTGCTACGCCCCGCAGCCGGTGCCCCTGGCCGAGCTGGTGCGCATCGCCGGAATGCGCTGGCACATCGAGGACTCGTTCCAGAACGCCAAAAGCCTGCTCGCACTGGCGACAACATCATCGAACCCAAGCCCACCACGCCTACTACCAGCGACGACATCACGAGTTATCGCTGGAGTCCTAGGCCGTTCCAGTGGGCGTTGGGGCTTTGCGAGCCCGCGAGCAAGCTCGTCGGAGGTTGTGGGGAGAGGATGA
- a CDS encoding sodium:calcium antiporter, whose amino-acid sequence MMASLEFALGIALLVYSAEKLIGNLVGVSSRWVVSLFLVAVLFTGIEFDDLAYGIVLNVEELQHAALGTVIGTTIAIMGIVLALAALIAPCPVDVPNDYLVLFAAGPAVMLLFASTGWLTQAMGVVLVALFVAFVGWIGYREYAARRPVFRNAEFYEQVEKAGAVRVVTTSESSATGELIPARPPAADSGTGDGFELPGDLRLDQGFLRARQRSLWISLLFAVLALAGLIGGAALAGQGTEGILETFDIDGTVFGVTIATLALSLEDIFLTVEPARRGAPEIGVANVIGSVVFSLTGKLGIVLLVGGSITVGENVLSWHLPVLLGMTVLSTIFLATGRLRRWHGGVLLALYAVYFVVSLAAFGGVPLDSD is encoded by the coding sequence ATGATGGCCTCGCTGGAGTTCGCGCTGGGGATCGCGCTGCTGGTGTATAGCGCGGAGAAGCTGATCGGCAACCTGGTCGGCGTGTCCAGCAGGTGGGTCGTCTCGCTGTTCCTGGTCGCCGTGCTGTTTACCGGGATCGAGTTTGACGACCTCGCGTACGGCATCGTGCTCAACGTCGAGGAGCTGCAGCACGCGGCACTGGGCACCGTCATCGGCACGACGATCGCGATCATGGGAATCGTGCTCGCACTGGCGGCGCTCATCGCCCCGTGCCCGGTGGATGTCCCCAATGACTACCTCGTGCTCTTCGCGGCCGGGCCGGCGGTGATGTTGCTCTTCGCCTCGACCGGCTGGTTGACGCAGGCCATGGGAGTCGTGCTGGTGGCCCTGTTCGTGGCGTTCGTGGGCTGGATCGGCTACCGCGAGTACGCCGCGCGACGGCCGGTGTTCCGCAACGCCGAGTTCTACGAGCAGGTCGAGAAGGCCGGCGCGGTCAGGGTCGTGACCACCTCGGAATCCAGCGCGACCGGTGAGCTGATCCCCGCTCGCCCACCCGCGGCGGACTCGGGGACGGGCGATGGCTTCGAGCTGCCCGGTGACCTGCGGCTCGACCAGGGCTTCCTGAGAGCGAGGCAGCGATCCCTGTGGATCAGCCTGCTGTTCGCGGTGCTGGCACTGGCCGGCCTGATCGGAGGTGCTGCGCTCGCCGGGCAGGGCACCGAGGGGATCCTCGAGACCTTTGACATCGACGGCACCGTCTTCGGCGTCACGATCGCGACGCTGGCGCTCTCTCTCGAGGACATCTTCCTCACCGTGGAGCCTGCCCGCAGGGGCGCGCCGGAGATCGGAGTCGCGAACGTCATCGGCAGCGTCGTGTTCTCGCTGACCGGTAAGCTCGGGATCGTCCTGCTCGTGGGCGGGAGCATCACGGTCGGCGAGAACGTGCTGTCCTGGCATCTGCCGGTCCTGCTCGGCATGACGGTCCTGTCGACGATCTTCTTGGCCACCGGGCGGCTGCGCCGCTGGCACGGGGGAGTGCTACTCGCGCTCTACGCCGTCTACTTCGTCGTCAGCCTGGCGGCTTTCGGCGGGGTGCCCCTCGACAGCGACTAG
- a CDS encoding MSMEG_3727 family PQQ-associated protein, whose protein sequence is MTTTQEREDLLSELGLDAQNSAAIGRVLGTGRTERATERADGTMEATIRIREDEIAWDPAILVLPHGGDVELTVINDDKNTHACLLPSNGDKKFLWLLNHSKGKAKLNLDGPGYYWYSSPGGNDEGRGLTAAIVVLGEVPPEARLDRPDQPRQ, encoded by the coding sequence ATGACGACGACTCAGGAACGCGAAGACCTTCTGAGCGAGCTCGGCTTGGACGCACAGAACAGCGCAGCGATCGGTCGTGTGCTGGGAACCGGCAGGACCGAGCGGGCCACCGAGCGTGCGGACGGCACGATGGAGGCCACCATCCGGATCCGAGAGGACGAGATCGCCTGGGACCCCGCGATCCTGGTCCTGCCGCACGGCGGTGATGTCGAGCTGACCGTCATCAACGACGACAAGAACACGCACGCCTGCCTGCTGCCGAGCAACGGCGACAAGAAGTTCCTCTGGCTGTTGAACCACTCCAAGGGCAAGGCCAAGCTCAACCTCGATGGCCCGGGCTACTACTGGTACAGCTCGCCCGGCGGCAACGACGAGGGCCGTGGTCTGACCGCCGCCATCGTCGTTCTCGGCGAGGTGCCGCCGGAAGCCCGTCTCGACCGCCCCGACCAGCCGCGCCAGTAG
- the glpX gene encoding class II fructose-bisphosphatase, whose translation MQRQNETAPSTNIRTLESVALSATSSAAVASHGWVGRHDKKAADAAATEAMRRVLADAPGRGTVVIGEGEKDEAPMLFNGETVGNGQGVEFDIAVDPLEGTSFCAKNLPGSMATISFAESGTMWSPGPGFYMDKIVVPPQAKGLVDLADAPERTLGKVAKALGKQVGELRVVIMDKPRHQDLIKRVLKAGAAVHAPAEGDVGGSLEVLLPTGPADLLLGIGGTPEGVMTAAAVRALGGDMLGRLAPQRNEEAEAIRAAGMDLERIYTCDELVGGGALFAATGVTGGALLSEPRDSDGAILTESLLISSGEVRRVSHTTFGSMPRMTP comes from the coding sequence ATGCAGCGCCAGAACGAGACCGCACCGAGCACCAACATCCGCACGCTGGAGTCGGTGGCCCTGTCCGCCACCAGCAGCGCGGCGGTGGCCAGCCACGGCTGGGTCGGGCGGCATGACAAGAAGGCCGCCGACGCCGCGGCGACCGAGGCCATGCGCCGGGTGCTGGCCGACGCCCCCGGCCGGGGCACCGTGGTCATCGGGGAGGGCGAGAAGGACGAGGCCCCGATGCTGTTTAACGGCGAGACCGTGGGCAACGGCCAGGGCGTCGAGTTCGACATCGCCGTGGACCCGCTCGAGGGCACCTCGTTCTGCGCGAAGAACCTGCCGGGCTCGATGGCCACCATCAGCTTCGCCGAATCCGGGACCATGTGGTCGCCGGGGCCCGGGTTCTACATGGACAAGATCGTGGTGCCGCCGCAGGCCAAGGGCCTCGTCGATCTCGCCGACGCCCCGGAGCGCACCCTGGGCAAGGTTGCCAAGGCCCTCGGCAAGCAGGTCGGCGAGCTGCGCGTGGTCATCATGGACAAACCGCGGCACCAGGACCTGATCAAGCGGGTACTGAAGGCGGGCGCGGCCGTGCACGCGCCCGCGGAGGGCGACGTCGGCGGCAGCCTCGAGGTGCTGCTGCCGACCGGCCCCGCCGACCTGCTCCTCGGAATCGGGGGCACGCCGGAGGGCGTGATGACCGCTGCGGCGGTCCGCGCCCTGGGCGGTGACATGCTCGGTCGACTCGCTCCACAGCGCAACGAGGAGGCCGAGGCAATCCGTGCCGCCGGCATGGACCTCGAGCGCATCTACACCTGCGACGAGCTGGTCGGCGGCGGCGCCCTGTTCGCGGCCACCGGTGTCACCGGTGGAGCGCTGCTGAGCGAGCCCCGGGACTCCGACGGCGCGATTCTCACGGAATCCCTGCTCATCTCCAGCGGTGAGGTGCGCCGCGTCTCGCACACCACCTTCGGCTCCATGCCGCGGATGACGCCTTGA